A region of the Penicillium psychrofluorescens genome assembly, chromosome: 6 genome:
TCTCGCTTCGTGTACACCGTTCCCGTCTCAGAGGCATTGGACAGGTAAAGCAGTCTTGGCTTCGCCATGTGCGGATAGAACTGATTGCTACGAACCGCCTTCTGCAGAAGCTTAGGGGTCATCTTCCCATTGACCGCGGGAACAAGGATAAGCTTGTGGCCCGTGGCTTCAATGGCACCGGCCTCTTTGCATGCAATGTGGCCCGAGTCTAAGGTAATAACGGCTTCGTAGGGCCGGAGACAGCTAGCGATCGAGATCAGATTTGCTGATGTCCCGCTGGGCACGAAGAAAATGTCTGCTTCGTCATCGGTGCACCCGATCTTGTCGCGGATGAATTGCCGCGCAGCATCGCTGTACTCGTCGTTCCCATAGGCGACTTGTTGTGTGGAATTTGTCCGAAGCAGagcctcgaggatctgggGGTGGGCGCCTTCGCTGTAGTCGTCCATTAGGCTGTATGGAGGACATGTTTCCTCTTGACAGAGGCTTGTTGAGGGCATTGTAATTGGGTatgacaaaaacaaaatcaaCACGCCGGGCAATGATAAGCAATAGCTAAGAGGACTGAAAAAAATGAGTCGAGCGTGTGTTCCAGACCCTAAATAACTACGTTTCTGGGTCTCGGGAATGATTCCCGGTTTATTCCCGACCAGTATTCCCGAAGTATGAATTAGTAATGCTTTCTCCCCTTAGAAATCAATTGCTGACATTAAGGAATTAACAAGCAAGAATGATATAGAAATGGCCCAATTGCGAATAAGCgattgcttcttcttccgattGGAAGCTCACTATCCCCCCAAACCGGGATTTTGGGGGTGACATTCAAGATGGAAGGCAGTGTCACAACGTCGGTGGAAGCTGGGTATTTATTCCCGAGACATGGAAATGCGAATCCCTTATCTCCTATTGTTCAGTTGATCTTAGATAACAGATGGCTAGACGCGGGTGCAACGCGGCCCAGAACAGTGAAATTAATTGCCAAGTCAGATGAGACGCCTCGGGAGGACGTACCGACAGGGATAGTGCTGTCTAGATGGGTAGGTAGGGGTGGAAGGGCGATTTATCCCGTGTAGATGAGTGCAGATAGATCTGTAAACACAAGATATTGAACGCGCTATAGTCAGTGTGGAAGAAACGTGCTTACTCCACGGAGTTGCCCATCTGGGGTAGAGTTATAACAAGTCCAACGGAGGCTACCAAGTTCACGCCCAGGTGTAGGAAACTAGTTGCAAGCATTATACGACGGTCAGGTCGTGCCTATATCTCCTCTCCGATAGAGTCTTTCGTCGTCATGTTATCATTTCGCTGTCTAAAAAACTGCAATACATCCGCCACGTCATCTGCAACTATACATATCTAATTTTCCGTCATGAAAGCCGCCAGACGAGCCTTGATAGTCTCATCCGTGTCCTGGGAATCCAATTCGCTTAGGACGCCGGAGCCAACGTCATAGATCAGGCCATGAACCTGCAGTCCGCGCTCCTGCATAGCGGTCAAAACGACACTCTTCTGCTTGATGACAGTCAAGCCCTCGCGAACATTCAGCTCGACGAGCTTCTGCGCAGCCTCATCGGCAGGAAGAGACTGCAAGAGATCCAAGTTTCGCTCGCGCACCTGGCGCAGCGGCAGAAGCCACGGGTCTAGCACACCGAGCTGCTTATTCCCCAGCGCAGCCGCGACGCCGCCGCAGGACGTGTGGCCGCAGAGCACGACGTGCTGGACGCGCAGGTGGTGCACAGCGAACTCGATcacggcggcggagctgAGGTCACCCGGGTGCAGGATGTTGGCGATGTTGCGGTGCACGAACACGTCGCCGGGCTGCAGGCCCAGCATGGTTGTCTCCGGGCAGCGCGAGTCGGAGCATCCGATCCATAGGATCTGGGGCGACTGGCCTTTTGCGAGCGTGGGGAAGAGGTCTGGGTGGTCGCGCGCGGTTTGCGCGGCCCAGTTTTTGTTCAGGTTGAGACCTGCGGCATACTTGTCTGTGGAGGCGGGAGAGTTATTATTAGGCTTGTTGTGGCTAGAGCAAGAGAGACGTGTGCTGGTCGAGAAAGGGGAGATGCGGTTCGTTGCGGCTTGGGGGTTCGTGGGGAGTGGAATGAGTCGCGCAGAAGAGGCCCGTGCGTATGAAGTATTGCGAATGACCCCTGCTGTGCGCGCGAGGGACTCCCGCCGCGGGAGCAGTCTGGACATGCTGCTCatggggagagggagagaaagggatTGGGACGGGTGTGGCGGCGAAAAGACCCGACGACGGGAAGAGCTGCGGAGACCAGCGGTGAACGGAGAATGAAGGACGGATGCCACCGGCGAAGTCCGATTGTCTCCTCTCCAGCAGGCTCTATCCGGCGAAGGGGATGTCTTCTCGGGGGGGTTGACAGTGGTGTGTTGGGGAGAACAAGGATGGAGAAGTgggaaaaaaaacaaaatgCCAAGGATAGCTGGAAAAGAGAGCGAATCCGCCTGCGCACGTACCTTCAGCCattggaggagttggagtcggagtcgaagATGAATTAAGAGATTTAGATATAGACGAGAGAGGAGACACAGGAAGATTAATGTAGAAAGGAAAAACAACTGTAGAGTTGAGTGTTGGGAGAATGGAGGGGCAGAAGAGGGCTGGCCGAGATCGGAGGGAAGCTTTTGATTGGTGGGCGGCTCTCTTTCTCGTCATGGCTTCATACAGAAGTTCAACGTTAAATACACACTTTTAAATCATCTATGCAAAACAAAGTCAACGAAACGCACTATCATGCAGCGCCTCCCCGGCCACCGACACTCAGCAGCGTCTTCTTTTGCTCCTCGCTGATACGCGCTGCTGGTAAGGGCCTCTCTCCGGTGACCGTGGGCGGAGGCAGGAACCCAGTCTCCACCAGGTAAGAGGCGTACAGACCGACCAACTCTTCCGTGACACCAGCACCGGCTGAAACATCAATGCCAGACcagacggcatcggcctTGAGAGCAGCGGCAGCGTTGGTGTCATCCAACTCCGGTGCCTTGGTGTTGGACGGGAGGTCGGCGGTGACGAAGTGGTAGAGAGGCATGCTGTTTGGGAGTTAGCTTTGGCCGAacaagagaaaaacaaaaaagagACTTACAGGGCATGCTGTGAATCCTTGTCATTGTGCTGGCCATCATTGACATACTGCTCGAGAGCCATCGACCAAGGTACGTAATCCACCTGCGGAACATCGTAGCCGTACAGCTGCAGCGCACCTAGGAACTGATTGAAGCGCAGTCGTGGGTGTCCAGTGACATGAGCTACACTGATCGGAGCCCGGGGCGGGTGGAAAGCACAAGCGATGATGATACGGGCCACATGATCGACGGGCACCATATTCACCGTATTGTGGATGTTGGGCCGGGACGCAAGTTGGACGCAACCCTTAAGCATACGGATGAGGAAGTCGTCCGTATTCGTAGTTCCAGTGGTAGAATCACCTAGCACATATCCAGAGCGGATGATGGTTCCCTTCAGACCACGGCGGCCAGCTTCGCGGACGAGATATTCTCCCGCCCACTTGCTCTGGCCATACCCGGTTCCAAGGCCGGCACTGCTGCCTTCGaggtcatcttcttcgctgACGCCATTGCCACCAGCAGCGATGATCCGCTCGGATTCTTCGACGTAGTGGTCCTTGTCCAGGGCACTAGTCGAGCTGACAAAGGCAAACTGCTTA
Encoded here:
- a CDS encoding uncharacterized protein (ID:PFLUO_009048-T1.cds;~source:funannotate); this translates as MSSMSRLLPRRESLARTAGVIRNTSYARASSARLIPLPTNPQAATNRISPFSTSTRLSCSSHNKPNNNSPASTDKYAAGLNLNKNWAAQTARDHPDLFPTLAKGQSPQILWIGCSDSRCPETTMLGLQPGDVFVHRNIANILHPGDLSSAAVIEFAVHHLRVQHVVLCGHTSCGGVAAALGNKQLGVLDPWLLPLRQVRERNLDLLQSLPADEAAQKLVELNVREGLTVIKQKSVVLTAMQERGLQVHGLIYDVGSGVLSELDSQDTDETIKARLAAFMTEN